A region from the Streptomyces tsukubensis genome encodes:
- the mqnP gene encoding menaquinone biosynthesis prenyltransferase MqnP, with the protein MTAADPAVGAGAGAAGPAGGGKVKAFLRLVMIEHSVFALPFAYIASLTAMYQVDRSVHWVELLVVTVAMVGMRTFAMACNRIIDREIDARNPRTAGRELVTGAVSVRSAWTGALIALAVFLAAAAVLNPLCLMLAPLAVVPMVVYPYGKRFTDFPHAILAVAQAIGPIGAWLAVTGSWSWDAVILGLAVGIWIGGFDLIFATQDVTADRAEGVRSVPARFGVPAALHGARLCHLVTMALLVWYALATDAGAFFWVGLAIVAAAFVYEHTIVRPHDLSRLNRAFFTVNGFIGMTLFVCALADLVVRGLTV; encoded by the coding sequence GTGACGGCGGCCGATCCCGCCGTCGGCGCCGGGGCGGGGGCCGCGGGCCCGGCGGGCGGCGGCAAGGTCAAGGCCTTCCTCAGGCTCGTGATGATCGAACACTCGGTCTTCGCGCTGCCCTTCGCCTATATCGCGTCCCTGACCGCGATGTACCAGGTGGACCGGAGCGTCCACTGGGTCGAACTGCTCGTGGTCACCGTGGCGATGGTCGGCATGCGGACCTTCGCCATGGCCTGCAACCGGATCATCGACCGCGAGATCGACGCCCGCAATCCGCGCACCGCGGGCCGGGAACTCGTCACGGGCGCGGTCAGCGTCCGGTCCGCCTGGACGGGCGCGCTGATCGCGCTGGCCGTCTTCCTCGCCGCGGCCGCCGTGCTGAACCCGCTCTGTCTGATGCTGGCCCCGCTCGCCGTCGTACCGATGGTCGTCTATCCGTACGGCAAGCGGTTCACCGACTTCCCGCACGCCATCCTCGCCGTGGCCCAGGCCATCGGGCCGATCGGCGCCTGGCTGGCGGTGACCGGCTCCTGGTCCTGGGACGCGGTGATCCTCGGGCTGGCGGTCGGCATCTGGATCGGCGGCTTCGACCTGATCTTCGCCACCCAGGACGTCACCGCGGACCGCGCGGAGGGCGTCCGCTCGGTCCCGGCCCGCTTCGGCGTCCCGGCCGCCCTCCACGGCGCCCGCCTCTGCCATCTGGTGACCATGGCCCTGCTGGTCTGGTACGCCCTGGCGACGGACGCGGGGGCGTTCTTCTGGGTGGGCCTGGCGATCGTGGCGGCGGCCTTCGTCTACGAGCACACGATCGTCCGCCCGCACGACCTGTCGCGGCTGAACCGGGCGTTCTTCACCGTCAATGGGTTCATCGGAATGACGCTTTTCGTGTGCGCCCTGGCGGATCTGGTGGTGCGCGGTCTGACGGTCTGA
- a CDS encoding dicarboxylate/amino acid:cation symporter, with the protein MSANTTSPADREPEAPAAGSRLPRIPFWAQIVLGLVLGVLLGWLARSQDISWLKDTLEQIGGIFVRLLKLAVAPLVFFAILVSITNLRKVNNAARLASRTLLWFLITSLIAVAIGITIGLVTNPGEGTGLTPKDGKAPEKSGSWIDFLTGIIPTDIITPFAELKVLQIVFLAAFAGIAALALGEKAKPILTLSESVLELLQKALWWVIRLAPLGTVGLIGYAIADYGWDLISKYATFTADVYIGCILVLFGVYPLLLATVAKVNPVQFFKGAWPAIQLAFVSRSSVGTMPVTQRVTERLGVPKEYASFAVPFGATTKMDGCAAIYPALAAIFVAQIFDVQLGVQDYLLIAFVSVVGSAATAGLTGATVMTTLTLSTLGLPLEGVGLLLAIDPILDMIRTATNVAGQALVPVIVAARENILDLDRYNSASASPIDEIAPSDAERKVSIPAPA; encoded by the coding sequence GTGTCCGCGAACACGACGTCCCCCGCCGACCGGGAGCCCGAGGCGCCCGCCGCCGGCTCCCGACTGCCGAGAATCCCCTTCTGGGCCCAGATCGTCCTCGGTCTGGTGCTCGGTGTCCTGCTCGGGTGGCTCGCCCGCAGCCAGGACATCTCCTGGCTGAAGGACACGCTGGAGCAGATCGGCGGGATATTCGTCCGGCTGCTGAAGCTGGCCGTCGCACCGCTCGTCTTCTTCGCGATCCTGGTGTCGATCACCAACCTCCGCAAGGTCAACAACGCGGCCCGGCTGGCCTCCCGCACACTCCTCTGGTTCCTGATCACCTCGCTGATCGCGGTCGCCATCGGCATCACGATCGGCCTGGTCACCAACCCGGGCGAGGGCACCGGCCTGACGCCGAAGGACGGCAAGGCCCCGGAGAAGTCCGGTTCGTGGATCGACTTCCTGACCGGAATCATCCCGACGGACATCATCACGCCCTTCGCCGAGCTGAAGGTCCTCCAGATCGTCTTCCTCGCCGCCTTCGCGGGCATCGCCGCCCTGGCGCTGGGCGAGAAGGCCAAGCCGATCCTCACCCTCAGCGAATCCGTCCTGGAGCTGCTCCAGAAGGCGCTGTGGTGGGTCATCCGGCTCGCCCCGCTGGGCACCGTCGGTCTGATCGGCTACGCCATCGCGGACTACGGCTGGGATCTGATCAGCAAGTACGCGACCTTCACCGCCGACGTCTACATCGGCTGCATCCTGGTCCTCTTCGGCGTCTACCCGCTGCTGCTCGCGACCGTCGCCAAGGTCAACCCGGTCCAGTTCTTCAAGGGCGCCTGGCCCGCCATCCAGCTCGCCTTCGTCTCCCGCTCCTCGGTCGGCACCATGCCGGTCACCCAGCGGGTCACCGAGCGCCTGGGCGTTCCGAAGGAGTACGCCTCCTTCGCCGTCCCATTCGGCGCCACCACCAAGATGGACGGCTGCGCCGCGATCTACCCGGCGCTCGCCGCGATCTTCGTCGCGCAGATCTTCGACGTCCAGCTGGGTGTCCAGGACTATCTGCTGATCGCCTTCGTCTCCGTGGTCGGCTCCGCGGCCACCGCCGGTCTCACCGGCGCCACCGTGATGACCACGCTGACCCTCTCCACGCTGGGCCTCCCGCTGGAGGGCGTGGGCCTGCTGCTGGCGATCGACCCGATCCTCGACATGATCCGTACGGCCACGAACGTGGCGGGCCAGGCACTGGTCCCGGTGATCGTCGCCGCCCGGGAGAACATCCTCGACCTCGACCGGTACAACTCGGCCAGTGCGTCCCCGATCGACGAGATCGCGCCGTCCGACGCGGAGCGCAAGGTTTCGATTCCGGCCCCCGCCTGA
- a CDS encoding menaquinone biosynthesis decarboxylase has translation MAYEDLRSLLRALEREGDLKRIKVEVDPHLEVGEIVDRVNKAGGPALLFENVRGASMPLAMNVFGTDRRLLKALGLKSYSEISDKIGGLLKPELPHGFIGVREAFGKLGSMIHVPPKKVKDAPVHEVVLQGDDVDLDLLPALFTWPEDGGSFFNLGLTHTKDPETGVRNLGLYRLQRHDRRTIGMHWQIHKDSANHYQVAARRGEKLPVAIAFGCPPAVTYASTAPLPGDIDEYLFAGFVQGKRIEMVDCKTVPLQVPAQAEVVIEGWLEPGEMLPEGPFGDHTGFYTPQEPFPALKIDCITMRKRPLIQSIVVGRPPTEDGPLGRATERFFLPLLKIIVPDIVDYHLPEAGGFHNCAIVSIDKRYPKHAQKVMSAIWGAHMMSLTKLIIVVDKDCDVHDLHEVAWRAFGNTDYARDLTVVEGPVDHLDHASYQQFWGGKAGIDATAKWPEEGYTRGWPNMVESDPDTAALVDRRWKEYGL, from the coding sequence ATGGCATATGAGGATCTTCGTTCCCTGCTCAGGGCCCTGGAGCGCGAGGGAGACCTCAAGCGCATCAAGGTCGAGGTCGACCCGCATCTGGAGGTCGGCGAGATCGTCGACCGGGTCAACAAGGCGGGCGGGCCCGCCCTGCTCTTCGAGAACGTGCGCGGTGCGTCGATGCCGCTGGCGATGAACGTCTTCGGGACGGACCGCCGGCTGCTGAAGGCGCTGGGGCTGAAGTCGTACTCCGAGATCTCCGACAAGATCGGCGGGCTGCTGAAGCCGGAGCTGCCGCACGGTTTCATCGGGGTGCGCGAGGCCTTTGGGAAGCTCGGTTCGATGATCCACGTACCGCCGAAGAAGGTGAAGGACGCGCCGGTGCACGAGGTCGTCCTCCAGGGCGACGACGTCGACCTCGACCTGCTGCCCGCGCTGTTCACCTGGCCCGAGGACGGCGGATCCTTCTTCAACCTGGGGCTCACGCACACCAAGGACCCGGAGACCGGGGTGCGGAACCTCGGGCTCTACCGACTCCAGCGGCACGACCGCCGGACCATCGGTATGCACTGGCAGATCCACAAGGACAGCGCCAACCACTACCAGGTCGCGGCCCGGCGGGGGGAGAAGCTGCCGGTCGCCATCGCCTTCGGCTGCCCGCCCGCCGTCACGTACGCCTCCACGGCGCCGCTGCCCGGCGATATCGACGAGTACCTCTTCGCCGGGTTCGTCCAGGGCAAGCGCATCGAGATGGTCGACTGCAAGACCGTGCCGCTCCAGGTGCCGGCACAAGCCGAAGTGGTCATCGAGGGCTGGCTGGAACCGGGGGAGATGCTCCCCGAGGGGCCGTTCGGCGACCACACCGGTTTCTACACTCCGCAGGAGCCGTTCCCCGCGCTGAAGATCGACTGCATCACCATGCGGAAGCGCCCGCTGATCCAGTCGATCGTGGTGGGGCGTCCGCCGACGGAGGACGGTCCGCTGGGCCGGGCCACCGAGCGGTTCTTCCTGCCGCTGCTGAAGATCATCGTCCCGGACATCGTCGACTACCACCTGCCCGAGGCCGGCGGCTTCCACAACTGCGCGATCGTGTCGATCGACAAGCGATACCCCAAGCACGCGCAGAAGGTCATGTCCGCGATCTGGGGCGCGCACATGATGTCCCTGACCAAGCTGATCATCGTGGTGGACAAGGACTGCGACGTCCACGACCTCCACGAAGTGGCCTGGCGGGCCTTCGGGAACACGGACTACGCCCGTGACCTGACCGTGGTGGAGGGCCCGGTCGACCATCTCGACCACGCCTCGTACCAGCAGTTCTGGGGCGGCAAGGCGGGCATCGACGCCACCGCGAAGTGGCCCGAGGAGGGCTACACCCGCGGCTGGCCGAACATGGTCGAGTCGGACCCCGACACCGCGGCGCTGGTGGACCGGCGCTGGAAGGAGTACGGCCTGTGA
- a CDS encoding PLD nuclease N-terminal domain-containing protein — protein MLRYLPFLLVLALWIYAFIDVLNTPEKEVRNLPKIAWVIIVLLFGEVLLGPIAWFVAGRPRRTAAYGGGGGAFSPGGRRGGGWVAPDDNPDFLKSLDDEGRKDNPKDPKDSRDPKDSKDDEK, from the coding sequence ATGCTCCGGTATCTGCCGTTCCTGCTGGTCCTGGCGCTGTGGATCTACGCCTTCATCGACGTGCTGAACACCCCGGAGAAGGAGGTCCGCAACCTCCCCAAGATCGCCTGGGTGATCATCGTCCTCCTCTTCGGCGAGGTCCTCCTCGGCCCGATCGCCTGGTTCGTCGCGGGCCGCCCGCGCCGTACGGCCGCCTACGGCGGTGGCGGTGGCGCCTTCTCCCCGGGCGGCCGCCGCGGCGGCGGCTGGGTCGCCCCGGACGACAACCCCGACTTCCTGAAGTCCCTGGACGACGAGGGCAGGAAGGACAACCCCAAGGACCCGAAGGACTCCAGGGACCCCAAGGACTCCAAGGACGACGAGAAGTAG
- a CDS encoding NAD(P)H-dependent glycerol-3-phosphate dehydrogenase has product MVPTRVAVFGAGSWGTAFAVILADAGCDVTLWGRRPGLVQAINTTHRNPDYLPDAELPYSIRATTDAAEAADGAGIAVLAVSAQHLRKSLTAWAPVLAADTVLVSLMKGVELGTDMLMSDVIADVTRAGPERIAVVSGPNLAGEIVRRQPAASVVACADTTVAERIQHACHTPYFRPYTNTDVVGCELGGAVKNVIALAVGIADGMGLGDNTKAALMTRGLAETGRLGVAMGANPQTLAGLAGMGDLIATCSSPLSRNHTFGANLGKGLTVAEAAAAMKQTAEGVTSCRSVLDLAERHGVEMPIAETVVRVIHEGVSPQGAVKELMSRSAKPELR; this is encoded by the coding sequence GTGGTGCCCACTCGTGTCGCCGTCTTCGGAGCTGGTTCCTGGGGCACGGCCTTTGCCGTGATCCTGGCCGACGCAGGGTGCGACGTCACACTCTGGGGGCGTCGGCCCGGACTCGTACAGGCGATCAATACGACCCACCGCAATCCCGACTATCTGCCGGACGCCGAGCTTCCGTACAGCATCAGGGCGACCACCGACGCGGCGGAGGCCGCGGACGGCGCCGGGATCGCGGTCCTCGCCGTTTCGGCCCAGCATCTTCGGAAGAGCCTGACGGCCTGGGCGCCGGTGCTCGCAGCTGACACGGTTCTGGTCTCCTTGATGAAGGGGGTCGAACTGGGCACCGACATGCTGATGAGCGATGTGATCGCAGACGTCACCCGCGCGGGGCCCGAGCGGATCGCGGTGGTGTCCGGGCCCAATCTGGCGGGAGAGATCGTGCGGCGTCAGCCCGCCGCGAGCGTGGTCGCCTGTGCCGATACGACGGTTGCCGAGCGGATCCAGCATGCCTGTCACACCCCGTACTTCCGCCCCTACACCAACACCGATGTCGTCGGCTGTGAACTCGGTGGTGCGGTGAAGAACGTGATCGCCCTCGCCGTGGGCATCGCGGACGGCATGGGGCTGGGAGACAACACCAAGGCCGCTCTGATGACTCGGGGGCTCGCCGAGACCGGCAGGCTGGGCGTGGCGATGGGTGCCAATCCCCAGACGCTCGCCGGGCTCGCGGGGATGGGGGATCTCATCGCGACCTGCTCGTCACCGCTGTCGCGCAATCACACGTTCGGTGCCAACCTCGGGAAGGGACTCACCGTCGCCGAGGCGGCGGCCGCGATGAAGCAGACGGCCGAGGGCGTGACGTCCTGCCGCTCGGTCCTCGACCTCGCCGAACGCCACGGGGTGGAGATGCCGATCGCCGAGACCGTCGTCCGGGTCATCCACGAAGGGGTCTCGCCGCAGGGGGCCGTCAAGGAGCTGATGTCGCGTTCGGCCAAGCCCGAGCTGCGCTGA
- a CDS encoding Uma2 family endonuclease translates to MTTSEDGRLRSQLSRMEGMFPGYRTEIVEGNILLTPLRPFHHETIMRVWAQLERQLGPEWAAMSDVAVPFTDENEFCPDLAVIPAEEHRRNLSWYPADLVELAVEVVSPSSVRNDYEVKDRRYAARGVPHYLIFDPMRGEVGIRWNPGPEGYLGRDTIPYGQQITVETGIGKLVLDTAALPVDPGE, encoded by the coding sequence GTGACGACATCGGAGGACGGCCGGTTGCGCTCGCAGCTCAGCCGGATGGAAGGCATGTTCCCCGGTTATCGGACCGAGATCGTCGAGGGCAACATCCTGCTGACTCCCCTGCGGCCGTTCCATCACGAGACGATCATGCGGGTCTGGGCGCAGCTGGAACGGCAGCTCGGGCCGGAGTGGGCCGCCATGAGCGATGTCGCCGTACCCTTCACCGACGAGAACGAGTTCTGTCCCGACCTCGCCGTCATCCCCGCCGAGGAACATCGGCGGAACCTGTCCTGGTACCCGGCCGACCTGGTGGAACTCGCCGTCGAAGTCGTCTCCCCGAGTAGTGTCCGCAACGACTACGAGGTCAAGGACCGCCGGTACGCCGCCCGCGGTGTTCCCCACTACCTGATCTTCGACCCGATGAGGGGCGAGGTCGGGATCCGCTGGAACCCGGGGCCCGAGGGATATCTCGGGCGGGACACCATCCCGTACGGGCAGCAGATCACCGTCGAGACCGGTATCGGAAAGCTCGTCCTCGACACCGCCGCGCTGCCCGTCGACCCCGGCGAGTAG
- a CDS encoding Lrp/AsnC family transcriptional regulator: protein MDAVDRQLIQALRENGRASYAELGRLVGLSGPSVTDRINRLEAAGVITGYRATVDAASLGLGVTALIGISLSDAADHEDVARRLRDLDEIEDCWFIAGDDSYMLKVRASDVDGLEKTIRRLSGTRGVSRTRTTIVLSTKWENRVGDLPARE, encoded by the coding sequence ATGGACGCGGTCGACAGGCAGCTCATCCAGGCCCTACGCGAGAACGGCAGGGCCTCCTACGCCGAGCTGGGACGGCTCGTGGGTCTCTCCGGGCCCAGCGTCACCGACCGGATCAACCGGTTGGAGGCGGCGGGTGTCATCACCGGCTACCGCGCCACGGTGGACGCCGCCTCCCTCGGCCTCGGCGTCACCGCGCTGATCGGCATCTCCCTCTCCGACGCCGCCGACCACGAGGACGTCGCCCGCAGGCTGCGCGACCTCGACGAGATCGAAGACTGCTGGTTCATCGCGGGCGACGACTCCTACATGCTGAAGGTCCGCGCCTCCGACGTCGACGGGCTGGAGAAGACCATCCGCCGGCTCAGCGGCACCCGGGGTGTCTCCCGCACCAGGACGACCATCGTCCTCTCCACCAAATGGGAGAACCGGGTCGGGGACCTGCCCGCCCGGGAGTGA
- a CDS encoding UbiX family flavin prenyltransferase, whose translation MPAREEPGDGGRRPWVVGVSGASGTPFAAAVLRGLIDAGEAVDLVVSRASRLTLLDETGIAFRDAHWQDDLREWLARGADGKPRTFPAADLAGVRYWSAGDLAAGPSSGSYPVKGMLIVPASTAAVAGVALGLSKDLLQRVASVTLKERRPLVVAVRETPLNGQTLRHLVTLDEAGAVVLPASPAFYAGATHIQDLVDFVAGRALDAVGVPHTLYRRWAGELGSAARADRPGPPA comes from the coding sequence GTGCCAGCACGAGAAGAGCCGGGGGACGGCGGCCGGCGGCCGTGGGTCGTCGGGGTGTCGGGTGCGTCCGGGACGCCGTTCGCCGCCGCCGTGCTGCGGGGGCTGATCGACGCCGGTGAGGCCGTCGATCTGGTGGTGTCGCGCGCGTCGCGGCTCACCCTGCTCGACGAGACCGGGATCGCCTTCCGGGACGCCCACTGGCAGGACGATCTGCGGGAGTGGCTGGCCCGCGGCGCGGACGGGAAGCCGCGGACCTTTCCCGCGGCCGACCTCGCCGGTGTGCGCTACTGGAGCGCGGGCGATCTCGCGGCCGGGCCGTCCTCCGGGTCGTACCCCGTCAAGGGGATGCTGATCGTGCCCGCGTCCACGGCCGCCGTCGCCGGGGTGGCGCTCGGGCTCTCCAAGGACCTGCTCCAGCGGGTCGCGAGCGTGACGCTCAAGGAGCGCAGGCCGCTGGTGGTGGCCGTACGGGAGACGCCGCTCAACGGGCAGACCCTGCGGCACCTTGTCACCCTCGACGAGGCAGGGGCGGTCGTCCTGCCCGCATCGCCCGCCTTCTACGCCGGGGCGACCCATATCCAGGACCTGGTGGACTTCGTCGCCGGACGGGCCCTGGACGCGGTGGGCGTGCCGCACACGCTCTACCGGCGCTGGGCGGGCGAACTCGGGTCCGCCGCCCGCGCGGACCGGCCGGGGCCGCCCGCCTGA
- a CDS encoding TetR/AcrR family transcriptional regulator, with protein sequence MPRAVREQQMMDAAVRTFGQRGYRAASMDEIAELAGVSKPLVYLYLHSKEELFTACIRREAQALLAAVERAVEPGLSADRQLWAGLTAFFAYAAEHPDAWSVLHRQARSHGEPFALEVAAMRDEIVAFVAVLLEAAAREAGSPGPPGERDIAGLAQALVGAAESLAAWVNESGTVSAKEAAATLMNFAWVGLGDLIKGERWSPH encoded by the coding sequence ATGCCGCGGGCCGTACGCGAGCAGCAGATGATGGATGCGGCGGTACGGACCTTCGGGCAGCGCGGCTACCGTGCGGCGTCCATGGACGAGATCGCCGAGCTGGCAGGGGTCTCCAAACCGCTCGTCTATCTCTATCTGCACTCCAAGGAAGAGCTGTTCACGGCCTGTATCCGGCGTGAGGCCCAGGCGCTGCTCGCCGCGGTGGAGCGGGCGGTGGAGCCGGGTCTGTCCGCGGACCGGCAGCTGTGGGCGGGGCTCACGGCCTTCTTCGCGTACGCCGCCGAGCACCCCGACGCCTGGTCCGTACTGCACCGGCAGGCGCGGAGCCACGGCGAGCCCTTCGCGCTGGAGGTCGCCGCGATGCGCGACGAGATTGTCGCGTTCGTGGCGGTGCTGCTGGAGGCCGCCGCCCGGGAGGCGGGTTCGCCCGGACCGCCCGGGGAGCGCGATATCGCGGGGCTGGCGCAGGCGCTGGTGGGGGCGGCGGAGTCGCTCGCGGCCTGGGTCAACGAGAGCGGCACGGTCTCGGCGAAGGAGGCGGCGGCGACGCTGATGAACTTCGCGTGGGTCGGCTTGGGCGATCTGATCAAGGGCGAACGCTGGTCGCCCCACTGA
- a CDS encoding DUF4229 domain-containing protein codes for MRGSREKGTVSASAKSSAAIKYTGLRLAVFAGCFVLVAVLVQFGILPKGLGDANFVWVVLLALVLSAPLSFVLLRKQRDAMSEQIVDGVDRAKERLHANRTREDGIA; via the coding sequence ATGCGCGGAAGCAGGGAGAAGGGCACCGTGTCTGCGTCTGCCAAGTCCAGCGCCGCGATCAAGTACACCGGCCTCCGTCTCGCCGTCTTCGCGGGATGTTTCGTGCTCGTGGCCGTTCTGGTCCAGTTCGGGATCCTGCCCAAGGGGCTCGGCGACGCCAACTTCGTCTGGGTGGTGCTGCTCGCGCTGGTGCTCTCCGCGCCGCTCAGCTTCGTCTTGCTGCGGAAGCAGCGCGACGCGATGTCCGAGCAGATCGTCGACGGTGTGGACCGGGCGAAGGAGCGGCTGCACGCGAACCGCACGCGCGAGGACGGCATCGCCTGA
- a CDS encoding putative leader peptide: protein MQTSVRLRHAASTPLVARLHVDLCRCTSAVCHRSH, encoded by the coding sequence ATGCAGACATCAGTGCGCCTCCGCCATGCCGCGAGCACCCCGCTCGTGGCGCGCCTGCATGTCGATCTCTGCCGCTGTACGTCCGCGGTCTGTCACCGCTCGCACTGA
- a CDS encoding GNAT family N-acetyltransferase, with translation MTLTYTLDPVVDRALRDGVLALWADVSNAGGAVGFVPPVTEDDIRPELVRHFAGMAEGRIRLLVGRDGDGRIAATAFFAFNGHRLMTHWAWLYTVMVHPRLQGRGVGRELMAAAEEAARGFDGIDAIRLGCRGGLGLEDFYASCGYKEVGRVPGAIRVADGDDRDDITMLLPLR, from the coding sequence GTGACCCTCACCTACACCCTCGACCCGGTGGTCGACCGGGCGCTCCGCGACGGGGTGCTCGCGCTCTGGGCCGATGTCAGCAACGCGGGCGGCGCGGTCGGCTTCGTACCGCCCGTGACCGAGGACGACATACGGCCCGAGCTGGTACGCCACTTCGCCGGTATGGCGGAGGGGCGGATCCGGCTGCTCGTCGGGCGCGACGGCGACGGGCGGATCGCGGCCACCGCCTTCTTCGCCTTCAACGGCCACCGGCTGATGACGCACTGGGCATGGCTGTACACGGTCATGGTGCACCCCCGGCTCCAGGGGCGGGGCGTCGGCCGGGAGCTGATGGCGGCAGCGGAGGAAGCGGCGCGCGGTTTCGACGGTATCGACGCGATCCGGCTCGGCTGCCGGGGCGGGCTCGGTCTCGAAGACTTCTACGCCTCCTGCGGCTACAAGGAGGTCGGACGGGTCCCGGGCGCGATCCGGGTCGCGGACGGCGACGACCGCGACGACATCACGATGCTGCTGCCGCTGCGCTGA
- the mqnE gene encoding aminofutalosine synthase MqnE, translating to MDAGLKRELEEKVLAGERLTREDGIALYESDDLAWLGGLAHEVRTRKNGDVVHFNVNRHLNMTNVCTASCAYCSFQRKPGEKDAYTMRIEEAVRLAKAMENENLTELHIVNGLHPNLPWRYYPRSLSALKEALPNVSLKAFTATEIHHFETISGLSASEILDELIEAGLESLTGGGAEIFDWEVRQHIVDHKTHWEDWSRIHRLAHSKGLKTPCTMLYGHIEEPRHRVDHVLRLRELQDETGGFQVFIPLRYQHDFVDMKDGKVRNRLQARTTMATGAEALKTFAVSRLLFDNVPHVKVFWVMHGVQTAQLALQHGADDMDGSVVEYKITHDADNYGTPNKLTRDDLLELIRDAGFRPVERNTRYEVIREYPGPEADRRESPQPMRV from the coding sequence ATGGACGCTGGGCTCAAGCGCGAGCTGGAGGAGAAGGTCCTGGCCGGTGAGCGGCTGACCCGTGAGGACGGGATCGCGCTCTACGAATCGGACGACCTCGCCTGGCTCGGGGGCCTCGCGCACGAGGTCCGTACCCGCAAGAACGGTGACGTCGTCCACTTCAACGTCAACCGCCACCTCAATATGACGAACGTGTGCACCGCGTCCTGCGCGTACTGCTCGTTCCAGCGCAAGCCGGGCGAGAAGGACGCGTACACGATGCGCATCGAGGAAGCCGTCCGCCTCGCCAAGGCGATGGAGAACGAGAACCTCACCGAGCTGCACATCGTCAACGGGCTCCACCCCAACCTCCCCTGGCGCTACTACCCGCGCTCGCTGTCCGCGCTGAAGGAAGCGCTGCCGAACGTCTCCCTGAAGGCGTTCACCGCCACCGAGATCCACCACTTCGAGACCATCTCGGGGCTCTCCGCCTCCGAGATCCTCGACGAGCTGATCGAAGCCGGGCTGGAATCCCTCACCGGCGGCGGCGCGGAGATCTTCGACTGGGAGGTCCGGCAGCACATCGTCGACCACAAGACCCACTGGGAGGACTGGTCGCGCATCCACCGCCTGGCGCACAGCAAGGGTCTGAAGACCCCGTGCACCATGCTGTACGGACATATCGAAGAGCCCCGCCACCGCGTCGACCACGTGCTGCGGCTGCGCGAGCTCCAGGACGAGACCGGCGGCTTCCAGGTCTTCATCCCCCTCCGCTACCAGCACGACTTCGTCGATATGAAGGACGGCAAGGTCCGCAACCGCCTCCAGGCGCGGACCACGATGGCCACCGGCGCCGAGGCGCTGAAGACCTTCGCCGTCTCCCGGCTGCTCTTCGACAATGTGCCGCATGTGAAGGTGTTCTGGGTCATGCACGGAGTGCAGACCGCGCAGCTCGCGCTCCAGCACGGCGCCGACGACATGGACGGCTCGGTCGTCGAGTACAAGATCACCCATGACGCCGACAACTACGGCACGCCGAACAAGCTGACCCGTGACGATCTGCTGGAGCTGATCCGGGACGCCGGCTTCCGGCCGGTCGAGCGGAACACGCGGTACGAGGTCATCCGCGAGTACCCGGGTCCGGAGGCGGACCGCCGCGAGTCGCCGCAGCCGATGCGGGTCTGA